A region of Rhodamnia argentea isolate NSW1041297 chromosome 9, ASM2092103v1, whole genome shotgun sequence DNA encodes the following proteins:
- the LOC115729008 gene encoding adenosylhomocysteinase, producing MALLVEKTSSGREYKVKDMSQADFGRLEIDLAEVEMPGLMACRAEYGPAQPLKGARITGSLHMTIQTAVLIETLTALGAEVRWCSCNIFSTQDHAAAAIARDSAAVFAWKGETLQEYWWCTERSLDWGPGGGPDLIVDDGGDATLLIHEGVKAEEEYEKTGKVPDPASTDNAEFQIVLTIIRDGLKADPKKYRKMKDRLVGVSEETTTGVKRLYQMQLNGTLLFPAINVNDSVTKSKFDNLYGCRHSLPDGLMRATDVMIAGKVAVVLGYGDVGKGCAAALKQAGARVIVTEIDPICALQALMEGLQVLTLEDVVSEADIFVTTTGNKDIIMVDHMRKMKNNAIVCNIGHFDNEIDMLGLETYPGVKRITIKPQTDRWVFPDTKSGIIVLAEGRLMNLGCATGHPSFVMSCSFTNQVIAQLELWKEKASGKYEKKVYVLPKHLDEKVAALHLGKLGAKLTKLSKDQADYISVPVEGPYKPAHYRY from the exons ATGGCGTTGCTCGTCGAGAAGACCTCCAGCGGCCGTGAGTACAAGGTCAAGGACATGTCCCAGGCCGACTTCGGTCGCCTCGAGATCGACCTCGCGGAGGTCGAGATGCCCGGCCTCATGGCCTGCCGCGCCGAGTACGGCCCCGCGCAGCCCCTCAAGGGCGCCAGGATCACCGGCTCCCTCCACATGACCATCCAGACCGCCGTCCTCATCGAGACCCTCACCGCCCTCGGCGCCGAGGTCCGCTGGTGCTCCTGCAACATCTTCTCCACCCAGGaccacgccgccgccgccatcgcccGCGACTCCGCTGCAGTCTTCGCCTGGAAGGGCGAGACGCTCCAGGAGTACTGGTGGTGCACCGAGAGGTCGCTAGACTGGGGACCCGGCGGCGGCCCCGACCTCATCGTCGACGACGGGGGCGACGCGACGCTGCTGATCCACGAGGGCGTGAAGGCGGAGGAGGAGTACGAGAAGACCGGGAAGGTGCCCGACCCGGCCTCGACGGACAACGCGGAGTTCCAGATCGTGTTGACGATCATCAGGGACGGGTTGAAGGCGGATCCGAAGAAGTATCGCAAGATGAAGGACAGATTGGTGGGTGTCTCGGAGGAGACGACCACTGGAGTGAAGAGGTTGTACCAGATGCAGCTCAATGGGACTCTCTTGTTTCCTGCGATCAATGTCAATGACTCCGTCACGAAGAGCAAG TTTGATAACTTGTATGGTTGTCGCCACTCTCTCCCTGATGGTCTGATGAGGGCTACTGATGTCATGATTGCCGGAAAAGTTGCCGTGGTCTTGGGATACGGAGATGTTGGCAAGGGCTGTGCCGCAGCACTCAAGCAAGCTGGTGCTCGTGTCATTGTTACTGAAATCGATCCCATCTGTGCCCTCCAAGCTCTCATGGAAGGTCTGCAAGTCCTAACACTCGAGGATGTCGTGTCCGAGGCTGACATCTTTGTTACCACCACCGGAAACAAGGACATCATCATGGTTGATCacatgaggaagatgaagaacaaTGCCATTGTCTGCAACATCGGTCACTTCGATAACGAGATCGACATGCTTGGACTCGAGACATATCCCGGCGTTAAGCGCATCACGATCAAGCCCCAAACGGACAGGTGGGTCTTCCCCGACACCAAATCGGGCATCATTGTGTTGGCCGAGGGGCGTCTCATGAACTTGGGTTGCGCCACTGGGCACCCTAGTTTCGTGATGTCCTGCTCCTTCACAAACCAGGTCATCGCTCAGCTCGAGCTGTGGAAGGAGAAGGCTTCGGGCAAGTACGAGAAGAAGGTCTACGTCTTGCCCAAGCACCTGGATGAGAAGGTGGCTGCTCTTCACCTCGGCAAGCTAGGTGCTAAGCTCACCAAGCTCAGCAAGGACCAAGCTGACTACATTAGCGTGCCTGTCGAGGGTCCATACAAGCCGGCTCACTACAGGTACTGA